A DNA window from Streptomyces sp. CA-278952 contains the following coding sequences:
- a CDS encoding Lrp/AsnC family transcriptional regulator: protein MRLNDLDERIVHALAEDARRSYADIGAIVGLSAPAVKRRVDRLRAEGAITGFTVRVDPAALGWETEGFIEIYCSRNTSPDAIKQGLARYPEIASASTVTGEADAVVQVFAADMRHFEQVLERIAGEPYVERTKSVLVLSPLLRRYAAEGPPA from the coding sequence GTGCGCCTGAACGACCTCGACGAACGCATCGTCCACGCCCTCGCCGAAGACGCCCGGCGCTCCTACGCCGACATCGGCGCGATCGTCGGCCTCTCCGCCCCCGCCGTGAAACGCCGCGTCGACCGGCTGCGGGCCGAGGGGGCGATCACCGGCTTCACCGTGCGGGTCGACCCGGCGGCGCTCGGCTGGGAGACCGAGGGTTTCATCGAGATCTACTGCAGCCGCAACACCTCCCCGGACGCCATCAAGCAGGGCCTCGCCCGCTATCCGGAGATCGCCTCGGCCTCGACGGTGACCGGCGAGGCGGACGCGGTGGTGCAGGTCTTCGCCGCCGACATGCGCCACTTCGAACAGGTCCTGGAGCGGATCGCGGGGGAGCCGTACGTCGAACGCACCAAATCCGTCCTGGTGCTCTCGCCGCTGCTGCGGCGGTACGCGGCGGAGGGCCCGCCCGCTTAA
- a CDS encoding GuaB1 family IMP dehydrogenase-related protein, with protein MRFLEPGTGRYTESPAVPYDLTYDDVFMVPGRSAVGSRQGVDLSSPDGTGTTIPLVVANMTAIAGRRMAETIARRGGLVVIPQDIPIEVVTDVISWVKTRHLVLDTPIELAPGQTVADALSLLPKRAHGAGVVVDADRRPVGVVTDHDLTGVDRFTQLSEVMSKDLVLLDADIDPRDAFNKLDGANRKLAPAVDAQGRLVGILTRKAALRATLYTPATDAEGKLRIAAAVGINGDVAGKAKQLLDAGADVLVVDTAHGHQESMISAVKAVRALDPQVPIVAGNIVAAEGVRDLIEAGADIIKVGVGPGAMCTTRMMTGVGRPQFSAVLECAAEAKKHGKHVWADGGVRHPRDVAMALAAGASNVMIGSWFAGTYESPGDLQQSADGRFYKESFGMASARAVKNRTSDESAYDRARKALFEEGISTSRMFLDPTRPGVEDLIDSIIAGVRSSCTYAGAGSLTEFAEKAVVGVQSAAGYAEGKPLHASWS; from the coding sequence CCCGTACGACCTCACGTACGACGACGTCTTCATGGTCCCGGGCCGTTCCGCGGTCGGCTCCCGGCAGGGCGTGGACCTCTCGTCGCCCGACGGGACCGGCACCACCATTCCGCTCGTGGTCGCGAACATGACCGCCATCGCGGGCCGCCGGATGGCCGAAACCATCGCCCGCCGGGGCGGCCTCGTCGTCATCCCCCAGGACATCCCGATCGAGGTCGTCACCGACGTCATCTCCTGGGTCAAGACGCGCCACCTCGTCCTCGACACCCCGATCGAGCTGGCCCCCGGCCAGACCGTCGCCGACGCGCTCTCCCTGCTGCCCAAGCGGGCCCACGGCGCGGGCGTCGTCGTCGACGCCGACCGCCGTCCGGTGGGCGTCGTCACCGACCACGACCTCACGGGCGTCGACCGCTTCACCCAGCTCTCCGAGGTCATGTCCAAAGACCTGGTGCTGCTCGACGCGGACATCGATCCGCGCGACGCCTTCAACAAGCTCGACGGTGCCAACCGCAAGCTCGCCCCCGCGGTCGACGCGCAGGGACGCCTCGTCGGCATCCTCACCCGTAAGGCAGCCCTGCGCGCCACGCTCTACACCCCCGCCACCGACGCCGAGGGCAAGCTGCGCATCGCGGCCGCCGTCGGCATCAACGGTGACGTGGCCGGCAAGGCCAAGCAGCTCCTGGACGCGGGCGCCGACGTCCTCGTCGTGGATACCGCCCACGGCCACCAGGAGTCCATGATCAGCGCGGTGAAGGCCGTCCGGGCGCTCGACCCGCAGGTGCCGATCGTCGCGGGCAACATCGTCGCCGCCGAGGGCGTACGCGACCTGATCGAGGCGGGCGCGGACATCATCAAGGTCGGCGTCGGCCCCGGCGCCATGTGCACCACCCGGATGATGACCGGCGTCGGCCGCCCGCAGTTCTCCGCCGTCCTGGAGTGCGCCGCCGAGGCGAAGAAGCACGGCAAGCACGTCTGGGCGGACGGCGGCGTCCGGCACCCGCGCGACGTCGCGATGGCGCTCGCCGCCGGCGCGTCCAACGTGATGATCGGCTCCTGGTTCGCGGGGACGTACGAGTCGCCCGGCGACCTCCAGCAGTCCGCCGACGGCCGCTTCTACAAGGAGTCCTTCGGGATGGCCTCGGCCCGCGCCGTGAAGAACCGCACCTCGGACGAGTCCGCGTACGACCGCGCCCGCAAGGCGCTCTTCGAGGAGGGCATCTCCACCTCGCGGATGTTCCTCGACCCGACCCGCCCGGGAGTCGAGGACCTCATCGACTCGATCATCGCGGGCGTCCGCTCCTCCTGCACCTACGCCGGCGCCGGCTCCCTCACGGAGTTCGCCGAGAAGGCGGTCGTCGGCGTCCAGAGCGCCGCCGGTTACGCCGAGGGCAAGCCGCTTCACGCCAGCTGGAGTTGA
- a CDS encoding carbon-nitrogen hydrolase family protein, with amino-acid sequence MPSLRTALLQSSGRPGVVAENLKALDEAAARAAGAGARLLVTPELFLTGYAIGDAVPELAEPADGPGAEAVAEIAVRHGLAVLYGYPERDGERIFNASQLIGPDGGRLANYRKTHLFGCFEQEWFTPGDQPVVQADLDGIRIGLLICYDVEFPENVRAHALAGTDLLLVPTAQMHPFQFVAESVVPVRAFESQMYVAYVNRTGPEGAFEFVGLSCLAGPDGTVRARAGRGEELVVGEVDPEFLAASRAANPYLHDRRPGLYGSLA; translated from the coding sequence ATGCCGTCGTTGCGCACCGCCCTGCTCCAGAGTTCCGGACGCCCGGGCGTCGTCGCCGAGAACCTGAAGGCGCTGGACGAGGCCGCCGCGCGGGCCGCCGGTGCGGGGGCCCGGCTGCTGGTTACGCCCGAGCTGTTCCTCACCGGATACGCCATCGGCGACGCGGTCCCCGAGCTGGCCGAACCCGCCGACGGCCCCGGCGCCGAGGCAGTCGCCGAGATCGCCGTACGCCACGGCCTCGCGGTCCTCTACGGCTACCCGGAGCGCGACGGGGAGCGGATCTTCAACGCGTCCCAGCTCATCGGCCCCGACGGCGGGCGCCTCGCGAACTACCGCAAGACCCACCTGTTCGGCTGCTTCGAGCAGGAGTGGTTCACCCCCGGCGACCAGCCGGTCGTCCAGGCCGACCTCGACGGCATCCGCATCGGCCTGCTGATCTGCTACGACGTCGAGTTCCCGGAGAACGTCCGGGCGCACGCCCTCGCCGGCACCGATCTGCTGCTGGTGCCCACCGCGCAGATGCACCCCTTCCAGTTCGTCGCCGAATCCGTCGTCCCCGTACGGGCCTTCGAGAGCCAGATGTACGTGGCGTACGTCAACCGCACAGGCCCGGAAGGCGCGTTCGAGTTCGTCGGGCTCAGCTGCCTGGCCGGCCCGGACGGCACCGTGCGCGCCCGCGCCGGACGCGGCGAGGAACTCGTCGTCGGCGAGGTGGACCCGGAGTTCCTGGCCGCCTCGCGCGCCGCCAACCCGTATCTGCACGACCGCCGCCCCGGCCTGTACGGCTCCCTCGCCTGA
- a CDS encoding aldehyde dehydrogenase family protein encodes MSFFTDLAHQYIDGEWRPGKGSWDIIDFNPFDGEKLASIPVATADEVDQAYRAAERAQQAWADTNPYSRRTVLEKALHLVEEREPEISDAIVAELGGTRLKAAFELHLAKEFLREAIQLALRPAGQILPSPTDGKENRVYRVPVGVVGVISPFNFPFLLSLKSVAPALALGNAVVLKPHQNTPICGGTLLARIFEDAGLPAGLLNVVITDIAEIGDTLLEHPVPQVISFTGSDKVGRHVATVCARNLKRAVLELGGNSALIVLDDADVDYAVDAAVFSRYVHQGQVCMAANRILVDRAVEAEFTEKFVAKVASLTVGDPADPATQIGPLINSSQAESISKLVDQTVAAGATALLHGRADGNLVSPSVLTGLAADSPVLHQEIFGPVALLVPFDGEDEAVRIANDTPYGLSGAVHTGNIERGVRIGQRIHTGMIHINDGTVHDEPIVPFGGEKSSGLGRLNGDSMVEAFTTQKWISIQHGRSQFPF; translated from the coding sequence ATGTCCTTCTTCACTGACCTGGCCCACCAGTACATCGACGGCGAGTGGAGGCCGGGGAAGGGGTCCTGGGACATCATCGACTTCAACCCGTTCGACGGGGAGAAGCTCGCCTCGATCCCCGTCGCCACCGCCGACGAGGTCGACCAGGCCTACCGGGCCGCCGAGCGCGCCCAGCAGGCGTGGGCGGACACCAACCCGTACAGCAGGCGGACCGTCCTGGAGAAGGCGCTGCACCTCGTCGAGGAGCGCGAGCCGGAGATCAGCGACGCGATCGTCGCCGAGCTCGGCGGCACCCGGCTGAAGGCCGCCTTCGAACTGCACCTGGCCAAGGAGTTCCTCCGCGAGGCCATCCAGCTGGCGTTGCGCCCCGCCGGACAGATCCTCCCCTCGCCGACCGACGGCAAGGAGAACCGCGTCTACCGCGTGCCCGTCGGGGTCGTCGGCGTGATCAGCCCGTTCAACTTCCCGTTCCTGCTCTCCCTCAAGTCCGTCGCCCCCGCGCTGGCCCTCGGCAACGCCGTCGTCCTCAAGCCGCACCAGAACACCCCGATCTGCGGCGGCACCCTGCTGGCCAGGATCTTCGAGGACGCGGGGCTGCCCGCCGGGCTCCTGAACGTCGTGATCACCGACATCGCGGAGATCGGCGACACCCTGCTGGAGCACCCCGTGCCGCAGGTCATCTCCTTCACCGGCTCGGACAAGGTCGGCCGCCACGTCGCCACCGTCTGCGCCCGGAACCTCAAGCGCGCCGTCCTCGAACTCGGCGGCAACAGCGCCCTGATCGTGCTCGACGACGCGGACGTGGACTACGCCGTCGACGCGGCGGTCTTCAGCCGGTACGTCCACCAGGGCCAGGTCTGCATGGCCGCCAACCGCATCCTGGTCGACCGCGCCGTGGAGGCGGAGTTCACCGAGAAGTTCGTCGCCAAGGTCGCCTCGCTCACCGTCGGCGACCCCGCCGACCCGGCCACCCAGATCGGCCCGCTGATCAACTCCTCGCAGGCCGAATCCATCTCCAAGCTCGTCGACCAGACCGTGGCGGCCGGGGCGACGGCGCTGCTGCACGGCCGCGCCGACGGCAACCTGGTCAGCCCCTCCGTGCTGACCGGTCTCGCCGCCGACTCGCCCGTCCTGCACCAGGAGATCTTCGGCCCCGTCGCCCTGCTGGTGCCCTTCGACGGTGAGGACGAGGCCGTCCGCATCGCCAACGACACCCCGTACGGCCTCAGCGGCGCCGTCCACACCGGCAACATCGAGCGCGGGGTGCGGATCGGCCAGCGCATCCACACCGGCATGATCCACATCAACGACGGCACCGTCCACGACGAGCCGATCGTCCCCTTCGGCGGCGAGAAGAGCTCCGGCCTCGGCCGGCTGAACGGCGACTCGATGGTCGAGGCCTTCACCACCCAGAAGTGGATCTCCATCCAGCACGGCCGCTCGCAGTTCCCCTTCTGA
- a CDS encoding flavin monoamine oxidase family protein: MTSTVPNAVQHTDAAAPPITMFGPDFPYAYDDFLAHPAGLGQIPATEHGQEVAVIGGGLSGIIAAYELMKMGLKPVVYEADRIGGRLRTVGFDGCDPSLTAEMGAMRFPPSSTALQHYIDLVGLETRPFPNPLSPATPSTVVDLKGESHYAETIDDLPQVYRDVAEAWSAALEEGADFSDMNRALRERDVPRIREIWSQLVERLDNQTFYGFLCDSDAFKSFRHREIFGQVGFGTGGWDTDFPNSILEILRVVYTEADDHHRGIVGGSQQLPLRLWDREPQKIVHWPLGTSLASLHEGEPRPAVTRLTRTAGNRITVTDATGDIRTFRAAVFTGQSWLLLSKIDCDDALFPIDHWTAMERTHYMESSKLFVPVDRPFWLDKDATTGRDTMSMTLTDRMTRGTYLLDDGPDKPAVICLSYTWCDDSLKWLPLSPKERMEVMLKSLGEIYPNVDVRSHIIGNPVTVSWENEPWFMGAFKANLPGHYRYQRRLFTHFMQDALPADKRGLFLAGDDISWTAGWAEGAVQTALNAVWGVMHQFGGATDATNPGPGDVFDEIAPVELPED, translated from the coding sequence ATGACGTCCACGGTGCCCAACGCCGTCCAGCACACCGACGCGGCCGCCCCGCCGATCACCATGTTCGGGCCGGACTTCCCGTACGCCTACGACGACTTCCTCGCCCACCCGGCGGGCCTCGGGCAGATACCGGCGACCGAGCACGGCCAGGAGGTCGCCGTCATCGGCGGCGGGCTCTCCGGGATCATCGCCGCGTACGAGCTGATGAAGATGGGCCTCAAGCCCGTCGTCTACGAGGCCGACCGGATCGGCGGCCGGCTGCGCACCGTCGGCTTCGACGGCTGCGACCCCTCGCTCACCGCCGAGATGGGCGCCATGCGCTTCCCGCCCTCCTCCACGGCGCTCCAGCACTACATCGACCTGGTGGGCCTGGAGACCCGGCCCTTCCCCAACCCGCTCTCCCCGGCCACACCCTCGACCGTCGTCGACCTCAAGGGCGAGTCGCACTACGCCGAGACCATCGACGACCTGCCGCAGGTCTACCGCGACGTGGCCGAGGCGTGGAGCGCCGCTCTGGAGGAGGGCGCCGACTTCTCCGACATGAACCGGGCGCTGCGCGAGCGCGACGTACCGCGCATCCGGGAGATCTGGTCGCAGCTCGTCGAGCGGCTCGACAACCAGACCTTCTACGGCTTCCTCTGCGACTCCGACGCGTTCAAGTCCTTCCGGCACCGCGAGATCTTCGGCCAGGTCGGCTTCGGCACCGGCGGCTGGGACACCGACTTCCCCAACTCCATCCTGGAGATTTTGCGCGTCGTCTACACCGAGGCCGACGACCACCACCGCGGCATCGTCGGCGGCAGCCAGCAGCTCCCGCTGCGCCTGTGGGACCGCGAGCCGCAGAAGATCGTCCACTGGCCGCTCGGCACCTCGCTGGCCTCCCTGCACGAGGGCGAGCCGCGTCCCGCCGTGACCCGGCTGACCCGTACCGCGGGCAACCGCATCACGGTCACCGACGCCACCGGCGACATCCGCACCTTCCGGGCCGCGGTCTTCACCGGCCAGTCCTGGCTGCTGCTCTCCAAGATCGACTGCGACGACGCGCTCTTCCCGATCGACCACTGGACGGCGATGGAGCGCACCCATTACATGGAGTCGTCCAAGCTGTTCGTCCCGGTCGACCGGCCGTTCTGGCTGGACAAGGACGCGACCACCGGCCGCGACACCATGTCGATGACGCTCACCGACCGGATGACCCGGGGGACGTACCTCCTGGACGACGGCCCCGACAAGCCCGCCGTCATCTGCCTCTCCTATACATGGTGCGACGACAGCCTGAAGTGGCTGCCGCTCTCCCCGAAGGAGCGCATGGAGGTCATGCTCAAGTCGCTCGGCGAGATCTACCCGAACGTCGACGTCCGGAGCCACATCATCGGCAATCCGGTCACCGTCTCCTGGGAGAACGAGCCCTGGTTCATGGGCGCCTTCAAAGCGAACCTGCCCGGCCACTACCGTTACCAGCGGCGGCTGTTCACCCACTTCATGCAGGACGCGCTGCCCGCCGACAAGCGGGGCCTGTTCCTGGCGGGCGACGACATCTCCTGGACGGCCGGCTGGGCCGAGGGCGCGGTGCAGACCGCGCTGAACGCCGTGTGGGGCGTCATGCACCAGTTCGGCGGGGCGACCGACGCGACCAACCCCGGACCCGGCGACGTCTTCGACGAGATCGCCCCGGTGGAACTCCCCGAGGACTGA